A DNA window from Luteolibacter luteus contains the following coding sequences:
- a CDS encoding PEP-CTERM sorting domain-containing protein, translating to MNSLFLKASLMAAVLGCAPLANAATIVVTDTVNTNIPDGSSSGLARSLTVDAGTESVVTIELSIQIEAAPGEEAFLGDLYIYLTNGVDKAVLLNRAGRTSTTPAGYGDNQSMNVTFSNEGAANIHNYRLELGGATTPLTGPLTGIWQADGRDIDPALVLDTDAVTAGLDLFEEGAASGSWGLFVADLSGGGEHRLVSWTITMETVPEPSALLLSLAALPLLARRRRN from the coding sequence ATGAACTCTCTTTTCCTAAAAGCATCTCTCATGGCCGCGGTGCTGGGCTGTGCACCGCTCGCGAACGCGGCGACGATCGTGGTGACCGATACCGTCAACACGAATATCCCGGATGGTTCCAGCTCCGGCCTCGCCCGCTCACTCACCGTCGATGCGGGGACGGAATCGGTGGTCACGATCGAGCTCTCGATCCAGATCGAAGCCGCACCGGGCGAAGAAGCCTTCCTCGGAGATCTCTACATCTATCTCACCAACGGCGTCGACAAGGCCGTGCTGCTCAACCGGGCGGGACGCACCTCAACCACTCCGGCGGGATACGGTGACAATCAGAGCATGAATGTCACCTTCTCCAACGAGGGTGCCGCGAATATCCACAACTACCGGCTCGAACTCGGCGGTGCCACGACACCGCTGACCGGCCCGCTCACGGGTATCTGGCAGGCAGACGGTCGCGACATCGATCCTGCGCTGGTCCTTGATACCGATGCGGTCACCGCTGGCCTGGACCTCTTTGAGGAAGGCGCGGCTAGCGGCTCATGGGGCCTCTTCGTCGCCGATCTTTCCGGCGGTGGTGAGCATCGTTTGGTCTCGTGGACCATCACCATGGAAACGGTTCCCGAGCCCTCCGCCCTATTGCTGAGCCTCGCTGCCCTGCCGCTTCTGGCACGCCGCCGGCGCAACTAA
- a CDS encoding Calx-beta domain-containing protein: MKYHLGTLALLLPASAFAAPVELGRESFEGTPGSIGYTSSYTYDDGTSVTPICASVLNNGTRIKGPRTIAGGDGNRMFTAVRVNRVSAQVGDNAPGPLTLTTTAFPITGKINNSVKLLLSAPGDFVSGATDLNVYDFTDPTVNHERIRIEASIDGGAFTTLGQYSPSSATNGSLIYDADFDGLGGGTVPVGVPASLDATFQEASFSIPSGNSVQVRLTFFTNGSAEYVCFDNIRIFGETAATNPPAIGNVSVTPLSYAEGSGAQLIAPGLTLSDGDSSTLPSATVSISQNYLASEDVLTATPSGSIVAGDISYAGGVLTINRVATLADYQAVLASVRYQNTNTVNPSTATRHVTFATTDGTNTSNAPIRQISVVDLVPVQEMPFTESFETDGRGTRYSVLGGFSSGNSLFTRLVPTTAVPGTDGANVFAAERTQTDAEPLEAVTAHVNTANYTNLKLNLLAATQGGSVFEQLDDFLLIQTSVDGGAWETKYAFRSTAGASGNLALDTDLNGTGDGTALTSSFQDFSFDLPSATTLGVRIVAATDGNGERILFDNLRVTGDLYSYSIADASAQEDAGTISFDVTRSGSTSGGSSVNYSLTAGTASGGTDYQQVAGILTFEDGVSTLPVVVTITNDSTVELDETFTVNLDNPSPGIITDAEATGTILNDDSSVISLAGGTVAEGDSSAVNLPFTVSLTNPVDTAVTVSRQTLATGTAAAGTDFTALGAATLTIPAGQTTASFDVAVTGDNDVESDETVVASLSDLSASGRSVSLGTVEATGTITDDDPLLVAGNGSLAVKIGVSGKLKISDLLALTSIVEGRAVSLVSVQNLPTAQGGTVTIVDGWIYYQPPAGFSGADSFTFTITDGVQTVTGTVGIAASAESGASFNIVGQFTQGDDRLIVCLGISGRTYLLQTSEDLAVWTNSGSPQVCPANGAMLFTDVGPLPETRYYRVIEAQLPPP, translated from the coding sequence ATGAAATATCATTTGGGCACATTGGCCTTGCTGCTCCCGGCATCGGCCTTCGCCGCCCCGGTCGAATTAGGCCGGGAATCCTTCGAAGGGACGCCGGGATCCATCGGCTACACCTCGTCCTACACCTATGATGACGGGACGAGCGTCACGCCAATCTGTGCATCCGTTCTGAACAACGGCACCCGGATCAAAGGCCCTCGCACCATTGCCGGCGGAGATGGCAACCGGATGTTCACCGCAGTCCGGGTCAACCGCGTGAGTGCTCAGGTCGGCGACAATGCCCCGGGACCGCTGACCCTCACCACCACGGCGTTCCCGATTACCGGTAAGATCAACAACTCGGTTAAGTTGCTTCTTTCGGCTCCGGGCGATTTCGTCAGCGGCGCCACCGATCTGAATGTCTACGATTTCACCGATCCAACGGTGAACCACGAGCGCATCCGGATCGAAGCGAGCATCGATGGCGGGGCTTTCACGACGCTGGGACAGTATTCACCGTCCTCGGCCACCAATGGTTCCCTGATCTACGACGCTGACTTCGACGGACTCGGCGGAGGTACCGTGCCTGTTGGCGTTCCCGCTTCGCTGGATGCCACTTTCCAGGAGGCCTCTTTCTCGATTCCTAGCGGCAACTCGGTCCAAGTCCGCCTGACCTTCTTCACCAACGGCTCGGCAGAGTACGTCTGCTTCGACAATATCCGGATCTTCGGTGAAACCGCGGCAACGAATCCGCCTGCGATCGGGAATGTGTCGGTAACTCCGCTGAGCTACGCGGAGGGAAGCGGGGCCCAGTTGATCGCGCCGGGCTTGACCCTCAGCGATGGTGACAGCTCCACCCTCCCCTCTGCCACCGTCAGCATCTCGCAGAACTACCTGGCCAGCGAAGACGTCCTCACTGCCACTCCTTCCGGCTCGATTGTAGCCGGAGATATCAGCTACGCCGGCGGCGTGCTGACCATCAACCGCGTCGCCACCTTGGCCGACTACCAGGCAGTGCTGGCCAGCGTCCGCTACCAGAACACCAATACGGTCAATCCGTCCACGGCCACGCGCCACGTAACCTTTGCGACCACGGACGGCACCAACACCAGCAACGCCCCCATCCGCCAGATCTCGGTGGTCGACCTCGTGCCGGTGCAGGAAATGCCCTTCACCGAAAGCTTCGAGACGGACGGCCGAGGAACGCGCTACAGCGTGCTGGGCGGCTTTTCCAGCGGCAATTCGCTCTTCACCCGTCTCGTCCCGACAACCGCTGTGCCGGGCACGGATGGGGCGAACGTCTTCGCCGCCGAGCGGACCCAGACCGATGCCGAACCGCTCGAAGCGGTAACGGCGCACGTCAATACCGCGAACTACACCAATCTGAAGTTGAACCTTCTGGCCGCGACCCAGGGTGGCAGCGTCTTCGAACAGCTCGATGACTTCCTGCTGATCCAAACCAGCGTGGATGGTGGTGCGTGGGAAACCAAATACGCCTTCCGCTCCACTGCGGGTGCGAGCGGCAATCTGGCACTGGATACCGATCTCAATGGTACCGGTGATGGCACGGCGCTCACTTCGTCCTTCCAAGACTTCAGCTTCGACCTTCCCTCCGCGACGACACTCGGGGTGCGCATCGTTGCTGCCACCGACGGAAATGGCGAACGGATCCTCTTCGATAACCTGCGCGTCACCGGTGACCTGTATTCCTACTCCATCGCCGACGCCTCCGCTCAGGAAGATGCAGGAACGATCAGCTTCGATGTCACCCGCTCCGGCAGCACATCGGGCGGGTCCAGCGTGAATTACTCACTGACAGCAGGCACCGCATCGGGCGGCACCGATTACCAGCAGGTCGCCGGCATCCTGACCTTCGAAGACGGGGTCAGCACGCTGCCCGTGGTGGTAACCATCACGAACGATTCGACCGTGGAGCTGGATGAAACCTTCACAGTCAATCTGGACAATCCGTCCCCGGGCATCATCACGGATGCTGAAGCCACAGGCACGATCCTCAACGACGACAGCTCGGTGATCTCGCTCGCCGGCGGGACCGTGGCGGAGGGCGACAGCAGCGCTGTCAATCTGCCATTCACCGTCTCTCTGACGAATCCGGTGGACACCGCTGTCACGGTGAGCCGCCAGACACTCGCCACCGGCACCGCCGCGGCAGGCACGGACTTCACCGCACTCGGCGCTGCAACGCTGACGATCCCGGCCGGTCAGACCACCGCTTCCTTCGATGTCGCCGTGACCGGTGACAATGATGTGGAGTCAGACGAAACCGTAGTAGCCTCCCTCAGTGATCTTTCCGCGTCCGGCCGCAGCGTGTCGCTCGGCACCGTGGAAGCCACTGGCACGATCACCGATGATGATCCGCTGCTCGTCGCAGGAAATGGCTCGCTCGCCGTGAAGATCGGCGTTTCCGGCAAGCTCAAGATCTCCGATCTCCTCGCGCTGACCTCCATCGTCGAAGGCCGTGCTGTCAGCCTCGTCTCGGTGCAAAACCTGCCGACCGCCCAAGGTGGAACCGTCACCATCGTGGATGGCTGGATCTACTACCAGCCGCCCGCAGGATTCTCCGGCGCGGACAGCTTCACCTTCACCATCACCGATGGTGTGCAAACGGTGACCGGCACGGTGGGCATTGCAGCCTCGGCCGAAAGCGGCGCGAGCTTCAACATCGTCGGACAGTTCACCCAAGGTGATGACCGGCTGATCGTGTGCCTTGGAATTTCCGGACGGACTTATTTGCTCCAGACCTCCGAGGACCTGGCTGTCTGGACCAACAGCGGTAGCCCGCAAGTTTGTCCGGCCAACGGGGCGATGCTCTTCACGGACGTGGGCCCACTGCCGGAAACGCGCTACTACCGCGTGATCGAAGCCCAGCTTCCGCCACCTTGA
- a CDS encoding phage tail protein produces MSEPFIGEIKMFAGNFAPRGYMMCNGQILSIAQNTALFSILGTTYGGNGQTTFALPNLQSRVPIHAGQGPGLSLYVLGEMAGTETVTMTQAQMPAHTHVAVVTPGGGNNTISLPCSTNPGDSDSPAGRIPAISSAGEEQYTDATSANAQTAPVTVNVSTPTVTNGISGSNLPVPILQPFLAINYIIAINGIFPSRN; encoded by the coding sequence ATGTCTGAACCCTTCATCGGAGAAATCAAAATGTTCGCAGGTAACTTCGCCCCGCGAGGCTACATGATGTGCAACGGCCAGATCCTCTCTATCGCACAAAACACGGCGCTTTTCTCGATCCTCGGCACCACCTATGGCGGCAATGGCCAGACGACCTTCGCCCTCCCGAACCTGCAGAGCCGTGTGCCGATTCATGCCGGCCAAGGTCCGGGACTTTCCTTGTATGTTCTGGGTGAAATGGCGGGTACGGAAACCGTGACGATGACCCAGGCACAAATGCCGGCGCACACGCACGTCGCGGTGGTAACCCCGGGTGGAGGGAACAACACGATCTCGCTTCCGTGCTCGACCAATCCCGGAGATAGCGATTCGCCAGCAGGACGGATCCCGGCCATCAGCTCGGCAGGTGAGGAGCAATACACGGATGCTACTTCCGCAAATGCGCAGACTGCACCGGTGACCGTTAACGTTTCGACCCCGACCGTCACCAACGGGATCAGCGGAAGCAACCTGCCGGTTCCGATTCTTCAGCCGTTTCTGGCGATCAACTACATCATCGCCATTAACGGGATCTTCCCCTCCCGCAACTGA
- a CDS encoding sulfotransferase, protein MKDLAPLIVLSASPRMGTTLVQRLLCSANDCLIYGDSVGNDAAFFMSWLSTKQFAVGQQAHRSDPMLNGVLAGNTAEFIADLLPETEGYLASLAKFAAGPLSHCAAEARGHGRPIWGWKHAGPQAWMIGLLPVMLPKARVIRVDRNLADTMRSAKAASMFGPGADFQRFVTEAVNSRAALAGLSGRLPTFDLHLEDLVNDPERVIAGLEDFAGCARIDRAVATVKLNHPHSPWVAPLPLTSEEEAFVHSSEPLRNRELVA, encoded by the coding sequence GTGAAGGACCTCGCTCCGCTGATCGTACTTTCCGCCTCGCCGCGGATGGGCACCACCTTGGTCCAGCGCCTCCTGTGTTCGGCCAACGACTGCCTCATCTACGGCGATAGCGTCGGAAACGATGCCGCCTTCTTCATGTCCTGGCTTTCGACGAAGCAATTCGCCGTCGGCCAGCAGGCACATCGTTCCGATCCGATGTTGAACGGGGTTCTGGCGGGCAACACCGCGGAATTCATCGCCGACCTTCTGCCGGAAACGGAGGGCTATCTCGCCAGCCTGGCGAAATTCGCCGCCGGTCCCCTCTCCCATTGTGCAGCCGAAGCACGCGGTCACGGCCGTCCCATATGGGGATGGAAGCACGCCGGCCCGCAGGCGTGGATGATCGGCCTGCTGCCTGTAATGCTTCCGAAGGCCAGGGTGATCCGCGTTGATCGGAATCTCGCCGACACGATGCGCTCCGCCAAGGCCGCCTCCATGTTCGGCCCCGGTGCCGACTTCCAACGCTTCGTCACCGAGGCGGTCAATAGCCGCGCCGCCTTGGCCGGCCTTTCCGGCCGTTTGCCAACTTTCGATCTGCATCTGGAAGACCTCGTCAACGACCCTGAACGCGTGATCGCCGGACTTGAGGACTTTGCGGGTTGCGCGCGCATCGATCGCGCGGTCGCAACGGTCAAACTCAATCATCCTCACTCCCCGTGGGTCGCACCACTGCCGCTGACCAGCGAAGAGGAAGCATTCGTTCATTCATCCGAACCCCTCCGGAACCGTGAGCTCGTGGCCTGA
- a CDS encoding aspartyl/asparaginyl beta-hydroxylase domain-containing protein, with protein sequence MSSLPTLPDRLLLPLRFDVARMQADLAVLEAGEWMQHFVKQNFDGDWSIIPLRGPAGATHPVMMMYSDPTCTEFADTPFLSRCSYFPEALAAFPFPLDCVRLMKLTPGSIIKEHCDHDLAFESGAVRIHVPVTTNPGVDFRLNGTRLDLREGTSWYLRLSDRHSVENHGATDRVHLVIDARRSPELDAWIATLDVETEVAA encoded by the coding sequence ATGTCATCCCTCCCAACCCTCCCCGATCGCCTCCTCCTGCCACTTCGTTTCGATGTGGCGCGGATGCAGGCGGATCTTGCCGTTTTGGAGGCAGGCGAGTGGATGCAGCATTTCGTGAAGCAGAACTTCGATGGGGACTGGAGCATCATTCCCCTCCGCGGGCCCGCCGGCGCCACGCATCCGGTGATGATGATGTACTCGGATCCCACCTGCACGGAATTCGCGGACACGCCCTTTCTTTCGCGCTGCAGCTACTTCCCTGAAGCGCTGGCCGCATTCCCCTTCCCGCTCGATTGCGTTCGCTTGATGAAGCTTACGCCTGGCTCGATCATCAAGGAACACTGCGACCACGATCTCGCCTTTGAAAGCGGTGCCGTCCGGATTCATGTGCCGGTGACCACGAATCCCGGCGTCGACTTCCGCCTGAATGGCACGCGTCTCGACCTTCGCGAAGGGACCTCTTGGTATCTCCGCCTGAGTGACCGCCATTCGGTGGAAAACCACGGCGCAACCGACCGCGTGCATCTCGTGATCGATGCCCGCCGCAGTCCGGAGCTTGATGCGTGGATTGCCACCCTCGATGTGGAAACGGAGGTGGCCGCGTGA